The genomic DNA CTATACCGTCGCCTAATCTTAATGTTTTGTTGCCGCTAGAATTTACGATTAAGCTTCCTTTGCCGACTTTATGTACGCTAGTATCGGCCGCTACGTTTAAGCTCAAACTTGCGCCGCGAGCTACGTCAAAGCCCGCAAGTCTAGTTATTTTATTGCTTCCGATACCGTTTATAAGCGTAAAGTTTCCGCTATTTACGACGATTCCGCCGTGGCCTAAATCAAGGTTAGAATTTAGCGTAATGCTTGAACCGTTTGCAGTGCTAAATATATTGTCTTTATTTCTTACGAGTTGGGCATTTGAGACGTTTAAACCGCTGACTAAATTTTCATAATTTCTCCTATAGTCGCTAAAATCCCTCATCGTTACGATTGAGGCGTGATTGCTATTATCGGCGGCCGCCGATAAAACCCCTACTAGAACCCATTTTTGTACTACCGTATCGTATACGAAAAATCCCGAACCGCTATCGCCGGGCAAAAGCCTGTTCCTAAAACCCCTATCAGAGGTCATAAACATATAAACCCCAGGCCTATTTATACTAGAGATATGCGTCTTATAATTAGCCGAATAATGCGTGCTTATTTCGTTTACACTTCCGCCCAAAGCCTGATTAACGATATTTTGATCTTCAAATTCTCTTGCGCTTACGACGTCGCTATATCCGTCGGTATCGATTTTCGGTTTTTCTAGCCCAAGCGCTCCGGTGCCCGCCTGATAGGCAATAACGTTATCGCCTCTAGCGCCGCCTCTATTTTTTATATCCTTTAAATAGTTTTGTATTTTATCTATATTAGCCTCATCGGTCGCCCTGCTATCGCCTGAAATATCTAAATTCGGTACGTCTATCGGATCTATTTGCCCCTCTACGATGTATTTAGTCGTTCGCATATAAGCGGTATCGGAATTATATAACCCCTCTGTCGGAGTCGCCGTACGAGAGGTTAGATATTCGTATTTCGTATTGCCAAACCATCCCCTATTTTCGTTAAAATTACTAGCCGCGGCAGCATCTAACGTATGGTTCGCCGTTACGACGAAATTTCGTCCGAGTGAAGTAAAATTTCCTTTATTATTCCTAGCACCGCTATTTGGGATTTTATCAAACGTAAATTTGTCGCCGTTTCTTTGCGCAAATTCTAGCGGAGTATCTTGCGGGGTAAAAGCACCCTTATTTTGCGCGAAATCAAGATAATCCCTATAATAATTCGTCACTATATCCATAACCTGCGCATTCGCACAAGCGTATAAAACGCTTGCCAAAGCGATAGAAATACCGAATTTGTTATTTTTCAAGATAAACCTCCATTTTGTGAATATAATTCCATTTAAAATAAGGGGAGCATTTTACAATATTTTTTATTGTTTAATGACTAAAACCTTAATTATTTTTTAGACATTAAATTTACAATATAAATTTTTTATCTTATTAAAATTATCTCGCTTTTTAAACTTACTTTTGGTTATAATTACACCAAATTTGGTCGCAGTTGCGATTTACATTTGCATAAATTTACCTTCAACTACCATTTTTGCAAATTTCAAAAGTCAAATTTCACAAGTTTCGCGTGCCGAAAATATCAAATTTACATTTCTTAAATCCCAAAAGGAGATTTCATGGAATTAAAACAAACCGGTATATCACGCCGTGGCTTTTTAAAAGGTGCTTTAGCCACAGCTGCTGTTACCACTCCGCAAACGATGCTGGCTGGCTTTACGCCATTTAAGTCTGACTCGCTTCAGGTTTGGTCGTGTGGAGGCCTATCTGAAGCTTTTAACGAGCTAAATGCCATTTACGAGTCAAGAACAGGGCATAATATCCAATACACTGGCGCTTTTGCAGGTGCTCTTGGCAAGTCGCTTTTAGCACTTCAAAGCACGACCGAGCTCTTTGGAGCAAGGGTTTTAGAGCTTTCTAAAAAACTTCGCAAAGCTGGCCTTAGCCTTCACTTTAGGCCACTATGCTTTACCGACTACGTCCTAGTCGTGCCAAAGGGAAACCCTGCTGGCATTCGCGACTTAAAAGACCTTGCTGAGCCAGGAGTTAGAGTGATGCTACCTCTTAGATCATCGCCCCCTGGCAGTGGCCCAGTCAAGGGGATATTAAAAAACTCAAACCTCACTGATGCGGTGATGAAAAACATGGTCGCAAACGGGTCATGCGTCATAAATATGATGTGCGAGCTAGTTAATGGCAAGGGTGACGCTTCTATCATCGAAAAGCGCCTAACAACGCACGATAGGTTTAAAGACAAGATCGAGTATATGCCCATCGATGAAAAGCTCATCCCGCCTGGACCGCTCACTTTTACGCTAAATATAATGAAATATGTAAAAGATGAAAGGCTTGCAAATGATTTTGCAGACTTTGTTTGCGGCACCGAGGGGCAAGAAATTTTTGAAAAACATGGCTTTACCTCCATTTATTCAGCGCGTGGGCTAGAGCTTATAGAAAGGTTTGGTGTAAAAGATGTGTAGTAGCTGTAATAGCGCATGCTCTAATAGCAGTGCATGCGGCAATGTAAATTTAAAAAAGAGAAGCAAAAACTCTCCCACAACAAAGATAAGACGCCTAGTGCAGCTCATCTTTATAGCTGGTATCGGTCAATGGGCGTATTACGGCATTTTTAGATGCCCTTTTGTAGTGCCATTTGTAAATTGCCAAAACTGCCCTATCATCACCTGTTGGGGGCGGATCACGTCGCTGTTTTTTGGATTTTGGCTATTTATCCCAGTGCTTGTCATCCCCTTTGGTAGAGCATTTTGTGGCTGGGTCTGTCCAGCTGGCTTTGTCAATCAAATGCTTGGTAAATTTGCCTTTTTCAAGCTAAAAATCCGCAGCAAAAAGCTAATAATCGCTCAAATAGGCATGCTAGCTACCATAGTAATCAGCCTTTGGGTCTATTTCGTCTGGGGCAATCCTCGCATGATGATACCTATAAGAACGAGCGATGAGTACCTAACCGCTCTTACTTTGTCACTTCGCTTTGGCGAATGGGAGTGGGTCACTCGCACGGTGATCATCATCTCAGTTATGCTAGCCTCGCTAATTGTAGCTAACCTTTGGTGTCGTTTCGTCTGTCCATCAGGCGGCGTGCTTGAAATTTTGCGTAAATTTTCGATATTTCGCGTCTATAAAACGAGTGCTTGTGACGACTGCGACGCATGCTTGCGCAAGTGCGAGATGGGGACAAGACCTGATGAAATAAACTGCACAAACTGCGGTGACTGCCTCAATGTCTGCCATGCAAATGCCATTAAATTTGGAAGGAAAAAAAGCTAATGATCTTTCGCACTAAGGCTGAACTAGACAATCACCCATGCTTTAACAAAAAAGCATCCGCCAACTACGGACGTGTGCATCTGCCAGTTGCCCCTCACTGCAACATCCAGTGCAACTTCTGCAACCGCATATATGACTGCGCTAATGAAAATCGCCCTGGCGTAACGGCAAAGGTGCAAACGCCAGATGAATCGGTGAAATTTTTAGAAAAGCTCTTTAAATTTAGACAAGACATCTCCGTCATCGGCATCGCTGGTCCTGGCGATCCGATGTGTGACGCTGACAAGACGCTAACGACCTTTGAAAAGTGCAAGTCTCACTTCCCAAATGCCCTACTCTGCCTCTCAACTAATGGCTTAGCGCTGCCTGAGCATGTGGATGAGATCGTGCGTCTTGGCGTGAGCCACGTAACAGTGACGGTTAATGCCGTGACGCCAGATGTTGGCTCGAAGGTCTATTCGTGGGTGAGGTATGAGGATAAAAACTACTACGGCGAGGAGGCTGCTAGGATACTGCTAGCACGCCAGGACGAGGGCATCCGCAAGCTAAAAGAGGCTGGTATGCTAGTCAAGATAAACACCGTCGTCATCCCTGGGGTCAATATGGACCACATCCAAAGCATCTCGGCAAAGGCAAAGCAGTGGGGAGCTGACATAATGAACTGTATGGCGATGATACCGGTGCATGATACGCCTTTTGAAAATTTAAAATCCCCTTCAAGTGATGAAATTCACCGCATCCGAAGATCAATAGGTAGTGACATAAATCAAATGTCGCATTGCAGTAGGTGCCGCGCTGATGCATGTGGCAAACTTGGCGAAAGATAGAGATAAAAGGCACTAAATTTAGTGCCTTTTGCATTTTTGGTTTTTGGTTTGTGGCTCTCGGCTAAATTTTGTTAGATATCAAAGTTATAAAAAGCATAGTAAAGAGTGGTCAACTCGTAGTTAGAGCAAGCTTTGTTCAAAATCAAAATGGCGAAAATTTCTTTACATTACTTTGAAAAACATCTTTTTACAAACTCTTTTAAAAGCCATTTAAATGGACTTTAAATCATACGTCTTAGTGCTTTACTTACTATATAGACCTCAACCCCGCTACTATCTTCATCTATCTCGTAGCTTTGATAGTCTTTGTTGATGCTTATGATATGAGTATGCCCTAAGAGCTCTTTTTGAAGCAACCTAACCATGAAATCTCTGTAAAAGTTTATGACTTTAACTTTGTTTTAAAAATATAGACGCCGTTTTATGCGGCGTTTAAATTTATACTCGTATTTATTTGCTATTTCATAAATTTTGTCTTAGCAAACTGCCTAAATTTTCACTTGCTTTAAATTTACAAGCTCAAATTCTGCCCAAAATTCGCTCCCAGCTCCAGCTTCGCTCTTTACGCCAAGCTTTGCACCGTGGATTTTAGCGATGTTTGCAGCAATAGCAAGACCAAGACCACTACCTGTGTTTAGGCTTTTGTTTCTTGAGCTATCGGCTTGATAAAATTTATTCCAGATTAGCTCGCTATCTTTTTGCGAGATGCCAACTCCGTCGTCTTTCACAGATAAAAGTGCGTACATTTTTGAGACACTTAAATTTAGATCAATTTTACTTGTGGTAAATTTTAGTGCGTTGCTTAAAAAGTTATCCACGAGCCTTGATATCATCAGCTCATCGCCAAGGATTTGAGCATCTGGTGCGACCACGCAGCTAAATTTTATCCCCTTTGTGCTTGCTAGCTTCTCGTAGTCGGTGGCTAAATTTTGCAAGATAGAGCTTAAATTTATGCGTTTTAAGGTCAAATTTCTGCCTGATTCTAGCCTTGAGAGCTCTAAAATTTGATCTATCAGCGAGGTGATCTTTCTTGACTGCCTAGAGATAACCTCTAGCGACTCTTTGGCCTCGTCTAAATTTTGCGCGTAACTCGCGGCGTAGTCGCTCTCAGCCATGATGACTGATAGAGGAGTTCGTAGCTCATGCGAAACGTCTGAGGTGAGCTGTTTTTCGCTTTGATAGACCTTTTCAAGCGAGTCAAGCATCTGGTTAAAAACGCTTGCAAGTGCGTGCAGCTCGTCTTTACCAGCAGGTAGATCGATACGCTTTGAAAAGTCCCGGCTACTGCCTATCTCAAGGGCTGTTTTAGACATCATGGCGACTGGTTTTAAGGCATTTTTTATCGTTTTATAGCCGCCATAAAGTACAAAGGCAAATAAAACCGGCACAAAGACGCCAAGGGCCAGCAAAAATAGCCCCTCTTTTTTGAAAAATTTCTCCGCATTTATCACGCCCCTTATCCAGACTTTTTTGCCTTTGGCTGCGATATCGTAGTAGTAAAAGCAGTTTTCGCCGTTTTCGTAAAATTTCACTTCGCCACTATCCATCTTAAGCGAGCCATCAAAATTTTTAGGTACTAAACCGCCGAGCACTTCACCATTTGCACTGTATTTTATAAAAAAGATCCCATCATAATAGGGTTCAAATTCTTCCGTATTATTGGCGATTTTGGTGACTGATTTGGCTAACTTTTTTTGGCTCACATCTTCAAAAATTTCATCTGCCACGACCGCTGAGATAGCGATCAGTGCTGCCACGATAGCGATGATAAAAAACGAGTACCAAAGCGTCACGCGCGCCGTGATAGGGATATTTGCAAAAGCACGCTTAATCCTTAATAACATAGCCAAGCCCTCTTTTAGTCTGGATCACTTCGCTCTCACCAAGCTTTTTTCTTATATTTTTTACTAGTACGTCGATGATGTTTGAGCCGCCCATATAATCAAAGTCCCAGACGTGCTCTTTGATCTGCTCACGAGTCAAAATTCTGCCCTTATTGAGCATCAAAAACTCTAAAATTTCATACTCTTTGCCTGTTAGATCGATGCTTTGACCGCCAAATTCGACTGACTTTTTAGAAAGGTCTATCTTTAGCTCGCCTGCGCAAATTTCATTAGCAGCACTGCCGCTGTTTCGGCGGATTAGCGTGCGAACTCTAGCTAGCAGCTCCTTAAAGTCAAATGGCTTGACCAAGTAGTCATCCGCGCCCGCGTCAAGCCCCTTTACAACGTCGTCCACATCGTCCTTTGCCGTTAGTATCAGCACAGGGGTCGCTAGCTTTTCGGCGCGCGATATTTGCAAAAATGTAAGTCTGTCCATCACTGGCATCATAAGATCAAGCACGATAAGATCGTAGTGCGCGACGGCGGTAAAGTCCATCACCTCCTCGCCGTTAAACGCGCTATCGACGCTATATCCGTTTTTTCTTTAGGTGCTTTACTATGACGTTATTTAAGTCTATTTCGTCCTCGACGACTAAAATTTTCATCCCTGCCTCACGTAGTTTTGCCAGCTATTTTATCAAATTTGGCTTTTTATTTTTAGATTTAAAATTTCACCATTCATTGTGCCTATCTTAAAATCATACAAAAAGCCCTTATTTTTAGCCCTCGCCTCATAAAAATACTCCGCTCCAAGCGCGCCAAAGCTTTGTTTTTTTGGATTGATAGATCGGCGCAAATTCCACCTCTTCTGGCTTCTTTAGGTAGTCAATGATAAGCTCTTTAACTTTTTCTGGCAAGATGTGAGCCAGCCCTTCAAATTTAGCCTGCTTTTCATTTATCTTTGATAGCTCTACCCTTTGCGCCTCATCTTTTAGGCAGTTTGTGGCGTTTATTAGCCACATTCCAGCCTTACCAGCGCAGATAAGCGTATCTGACGTAGTTTGAAACGAAAGTTCAAGCGCTTTTTAAAGAAATTCTGAGCTTTGCATTTTGAGGTAGCTTGGCTTAAAATTTCTGCTCTACTGTTTGCTTCACTAGAGTTTTTATCTAAATTTTCAGAGCTTTGCTCGCTCTTCTCTAAATTTTCGTAACTATTTTTATTAGCAGCATTTTTAATTAAATTTTCTCTCTCGCTTTCGCTAAAATCAGCGACTTTGTTTTCGCTTAAATTTTTATTTAAATTTCTCTCTAAACTCTGCTTGCTAACTTTCTCGTTTAAATTTTGATCTAAATTTTCACTCATCTTTTTCACCTTTATAAAAATTTAACGCCCAAAAAGGGCGCTATATCACTTTATGTAGTTGCCGATTATTTCGCCAGTTTGAGCGTTTATGATTACCTTTTTTTCGCCTATACCGCGATCAAGCTCGATCTCATAAACCCAAAGGCCGTTTTTGTTATCAAGCTCAGCTCCGTCAAGGCTCCAACCAGCCTCGAGTGCTAGCGCTTTAGCTACTGCCTCGTCGATGCTAAGAGTAAATTTCGAAAAATCTACCGCTTCGATCGGTAAGATATGTTTTTTATTTTTATTCTCCATTTTAACTATCTGACCACTATTAGCATCGATCTTAATCTCTTGTTTAATGCTATCTTTAAAAGACTCTATCTTGTAAAATGTCGCACCGTTTTTGACATCCATCTCGATATCTTTGACGCTTGAGCCTGGAAAGTTTTTCTCAGCTATGTTTAAAGCCTCTTTTGATGTGATGGCTGCTTGCAAGCTTGTCACTCCTAAAACTGCTGCTAAAACTGTAGTGCCTAATATCTTTTTCATTTTTGATCCTTTTGTTTTTGATTTCCAACTTTCGTTTGGATGAGCGCATTATAAAAGCCTTAAATGAAGCTAGGATGAATAAAGGAAAATTGTTTTAACTTCGTTAAAAGACAAATATATAATCGCATTTTGACTACGAATCAGAACGATATACTTTAAAACAGCAAATAAATCTGAAGGGAAATAAAGGGGAAAAATACAAAAAACAAGAAAGCTTAAAGTTCTTGAAACATCGTTAAAATCGAGATTTTAAAAGGATTTTTGAAGATAAATGGCTCCGGATGCTGGGTTCAAAAATATATAATTCTTAAACACTCCAAAATATTCTATAAATCCCTAAAATACGCCATTTAATAGCTTAAGCATATTCTAGGTTACACTAGAATATCATTTTTATAAATTTTGGGAACAAATTTAGGGGGTATTATGGCAGGAAAACTTAAAAATCACAACTCATCGTTCGGAGTCAATAAATACCCGGGAATTTTCTTTAATAATCTAGCTAGCGGCGACGTAGTTTTTTATATGAGAGTTACGCTTGAGGGTAAAAGGCAAACGTCAAAATCGGATCGAAATCCGAAGGTGTAAATATAACCTACGCATATAATAAAAAGAAAGAATTCGACGCAAAGAAACGGCGAATTGCCAGATAGCATAACCAAGAAAATAATAGCCAAGAACAACAAAAACTCGCTTAAATTTGATGAGATCGCAGACGCATTTTTCGGATTTAAGCTAGAAAAAGAACCCGATAACGCCGTCAATATAAAAGAGCAAAGACGAGATTACGAAATTTACCATAAGGATAAGTTAGGCGGTCTAGCCACGACGCAGATAACACCCGAGATGATAAATGAGCATCATAAAGATATTTCTCAGATAATCTCACCTAAAACCAAACGAAAGCTGTCGCAATCCAGGATAAACGCTATAATGGGTATAGTTAGGACGATTTTTAATCACGCTATAAAAAATGACCTTATCGATCATATTAGCCCATACAAGATAGAACTAAAAAAGCCGAGCAACAAGCGAGAGAGATTTTTGGAGCTTATCGAGATAGAGCTTTTACGCAAAGAAGTAGCGGGCAAAGAAGACTTTGCCCTAGAGCTGTTCGTTGAGCTTGCGCTTTGTACGGGAGCTAGATTAGAAGGAATTTTAAATATCAAGAAAAAGGATTTAGCGTTATCTACCAAGTCGGTCACCATAAGCGATTTTAAAACAAAGAGCACGTATACGGGGTTTTTAAGTAAAAGAGCACTAGAAAAGATAAATCAAATTTATACCACCCTATCCCCGAACGATTTTTTAGTAAATAAACCAAAAGCCACTATCCAAAACGTCTTGCAGCCGTTATTAAATAAGCTTTTTAATCAAAATTTAGATATAAGCGACGCAACCAATAGAGTAGTTATTCATACGCTAAGGCATATGTTCGCCTCTCATCTAGCCATAGAAGGCACTCCGATACTAACGATAAAAAAGCTAATAAATCACTCAGATATCAACCATACTCTAAGATACGCTAAACTAATGCCGGACAGCGGACGAGAGATGGTGGAGAGGTTGTATGAGTAGGTTTATATCAAGTCGTTTATTCAGCAATAAGCATATAAAACAAACTGCATTTTATATCATATATGGCACAATAAGACTTAGTCGCATAAAATGGTTACGATGCGGAGCGTAAAATTTGCAAACGAAGCCATAAAAGATGAGTTCTTGGAGCTACCGACCGGGCTCAGGCAAAGAGGCTATAAAATGTTCGAGCTTCTAGAAGCCAGAGGCAATACTATGGGGGAGCCGTACACTAAAAGCCTAAAAGACGGACTATTTGAGATACGTATAAAGTCGAATGAAGGAATAACTAGAAGCATATATTGTTATGAAATCGGCAAAAGAATAATAATCCTGCCAACTTTTGTTAAAAAACGCCTAAAAGTATACTAAATTTGGCAGAACAAAGATTAAAGGAGTTTAAAGATGGGAACCGTTAATTTTAGAGAAGTTTTAAAAGAAGAGCTAAAAAGCCCCGAATTTAAAGCGCAATACGATGCGCTGGAGGACAAATATAAAGCCATAGAAGCTTTAATAGACGCTAGAAACAAAGCCGGACTAACTCAAAGCGAGGTAGCCAAAAGGATGGGCATAACCCAATCAGCTGTAGCCAGAATAGAAAGCGGAGCGTATAATATCAAGTATAAAACATTTTTTAACTACATAAAAGCTTGCGGTAAAAGAGTGGCGATAGTTTGAGTGAGATTAATTATCTAATAAATACTCAAGCCGACACAGGAGAAAAGTATTAAGCTTTGTCGATTCTCAAGACGGGATTCTTGCGGATACGATAGTTAGGATTTGGAAAAATAAGGCTCTTACAACATGGACATATTTAAAACGCAACTAAATCGAAGGTTTTAATACGACTACAAAAACGAATACGGCTATATTATAGCGACGCTTGTTTTATCAAATAATCTTAATCCCGCACAAAATGCTCTTCTTTTTGATTCTTATTTCTTGCTCAAAAAACAATCTCTACTTTAATCTTTA from Campylobacter concisus includes the following:
- a CDS encoding PepSY domain-containing protein — protein: MKKILGTTVLAAVLGVTSLQAAITSKEALNIAEKNFPGSSVKDIEMDVKNGATFYKIESFKDSIKQEIKIDANSGQIVKMENKNKKHILPIEAVDFSKFTLSIDEAVAKALALEAGWSLDGAELDNKNGLWVYEIELDRGIGEKKVIINAQTGEIIGNYIK
- a CDS encoding substrate-binding domain-containing protein codes for the protein MELKQTGISRRGFLKGALATAAVTTPQTMLAGFTPFKSDSLQVWSCGGLSEAFNELNAIYESRTGHNIQYTGAFAGALGKSLLALQSTTELFGARVLELSKKLRKAGLSLHFRPLCFTDYVLVVPKGNPAGIRDLKDLAEPGVRVMLPLRSSPPGSGPVKGILKNSNLTDAVMKNMVANGSCVINMMCELVNGKGDASIIEKRLTTHDRFKDKIEYMPIDEKLIPPGPLTFTLNIMKYVKDERLANDFADFVCGTEGQEIFEKHGFTSIYSARGLELIERFGVKDV
- a CDS encoding tyrosine-type recombinase/integrase yields the protein MPDSITKKIIAKNNKNSLKFDEIADAFFGFKLEKEPDNAVNIKEQRRDYEIYHKDKLGGLATTQITPEMINEHHKDISQIISPKTKRKLSQSRINAIMGIVRTIFNHAIKNDLIDHISPYKIELKKPSNKRERFLELIEIELLRKEVAGKEDFALELFVELALCTGARLEGILNIKKKDLALSTKSVTISDFKTKSTYTGFLSKRALEKINQIYTTLSPNDFLVNKPKATIQNVLQPLLNKLFNQNLDISDATNRVVIHTLRHMFASHLAIEGTPILTIKKLINHSDINHTLRYAKLMPDSGREMVERLYE
- a CDS encoding response regulator transcription factor, encoding MDFTAVAHYDLIVLDLMMPVMDRLTFLQISRAEKLATPVLILTAKDDVDDVVKGLDAGADDYLVKPFDFKELLARVRTLIRRNSGSAANEICAGELKIDLSKKSVEFGGQSIDLTGKEYEILEFLMLNKGRILTREQIKEHVWDFDYMGGSNIIDVLVKNIRKKLGESEVIQTKRGLGYVIKD
- a CDS encoding sensor histidine kinase, which encodes MLLRIKRAFANIPITARVTLWYSFFIIAIVAALIAISAVVADEIFEDVSQKKLAKSVTKIANNTEEFEPYYDGIFFIKYSANGEVLGGLVPKNFDGSLKMDSGEVKFYENGENCFYYYDIAAKGKKVWIRGVINAEKFFKKEGLFLLALGVFVPVLFAFVLYGGYKTIKNALKPVAMMSKTALEIGSSRDFSKRIDLPAGKDELHALASVFNQMLDSLEKVYQSEKQLTSDVSHELRTPLSVIMAESDYAASYAQNLDEAKESLEVISRQSRKITSLIDQILELSRLESGRNLTLKRINLSSILQNLATDYEKLASTKGIKFSCVVAPDAQILGDELMISRLVDNFLSNALKFTTSKIDLNLSVSKMYALLSVKDDGVGISQKDSELIWNKFYQADSSRNKSLNTGSGLGLAIAANIAKIHGAKLGVKSEAGAGSEFWAEFELVNLKQVKI
- a CDS encoding helix-turn-helix domain-containing protein, whose protein sequence is MGTVNFREVLKEELKSPEFKAQYDALEDKYKAIEALIDARNKAGLTQSEVAKRMGITQSAVARIESGAYNIKYKTFFNYIKACGKRVAIV
- the nifB gene encoding nitrogenase cofactor biosynthesis protein NifB, with product MIFRTKAELDNHPCFNKKASANYGRVHLPVAPHCNIQCNFCNRIYDCANENRPGVTAKVQTPDESVKFLEKLFKFRQDISVIGIAGPGDPMCDADKTLTTFEKCKSHFPNALLCLSTNGLALPEHVDEIVRLGVSHVTVTVNAVTPDVGSKVYSWVRYEDKNYYGEEAARILLARQDEGIRKLKEAGMLVKINTVVIPGVNMDHIQSISAKAKQWGADIMNCMAMIPVHDTPFENLKSPSSDEIHRIRRSIGSDINQMSHCSRCRADACGKLGER
- a CDS encoding 4Fe-4S binding protein, with product MCSSCNSACSNSSACGNVNLKKRSKNSPTTKIRRLVQLIFIAGIGQWAYYGIFRCPFVVPFVNCQNCPIITCWGRITSLFFGFWLFIPVLVIPFGRAFCGWVCPAGFVNQMLGKFAFFKLKIRSKKLIIAQIGMLATIVISLWVYFVWGNPRMMIPIRTSDEYLTALTLSLRFGEWEWVTRTVIIISVMLASLIVANLWCRFVCPSGGVLEILRKFSIFRVYKTSACDDCDACLRKCEMGTRPDEINCTNCGDCLNVCHANAIKFGRKKS
- a CDS encoding type II toxin-antitoxin system RelE/ParE family toxin, yielding MVTMRSVKFANEAIKDEFLELPTGLRQRGYKMFELLEARGNTMGEPYTKSLKDGLFEIRIKSNEGITRSIYCYEIGKRIIILPTFVKKRLKVY